In Blastopirellula sp. J2-11, a single genomic region encodes these proteins:
- a CDS encoding DUF1559 domain-containing protein, with the protein MVRKKSGFTLVELLVVIAIIGVLIALLLPAVQQAREAARRMSCTNNLKQLVLGLHNYHDTHLKFPPGMIYRDPLPGTTDTKRTPFCIHLYPFIEQGAAYDLYDHNTSWHEGGADHKTVRTTPVPAWQCPSDRDAVILDTAALWGDPGASIKGNYGLNWGRNTFIDQGEKSPFNNLFGANFRDITDGTTNTLAMMEMLKPVSEAKEYRAWIWNDEPDAYCLMTRVGPNSGANDLTDLCINEPGRLPCTGLGTTAPAKLNASVASRSMHPGGVQVSLCDGSVRFISETLQLTTWQSLSSMAGGEVVSEL; encoded by the coding sequence ATGGTTCGCAAAAAATCAGGATTTACATTGGTCGAATTGCTGGTGGTGATCGCGATCATCGGCGTATTGATTGCGTTGTTATTGCCTGCAGTGCAACAAGCGCGGGAAGCGGCTCGTCGCATGTCTTGCACGAACAATCTGAAACAGCTCGTCTTGGGATTGCACAACTACCATGACACGCATCTCAAGTTTCCCCCCGGCATGATCTATCGAGATCCCCTCCCCGGCACGACAGATACGAAGCGAACGCCCTTCTGCATTCATTTGTATCCCTTCATCGAACAGGGCGCCGCTTACGATCTGTATGATCACAACACCAGTTGGCATGAAGGGGGAGCGGATCACAAGACGGTGCGCACGACGCCGGTGCCGGCCTGGCAATGTCCCAGCGATCGCGACGCCGTCATTCTCGACACGGCCGCATTGTGGGGCGATCCTGGCGCCAGCATCAAAGGCAATTATGGTCTGAACTGGGGGCGAAACACGTTCATTGATCAAGGAGAGAAATCTCCATTCAATAATCTCTTTGGCGCCAATTTCCGCGACATCACCGACGGCACAACAAACACGTTGGCGATGATGGAAATGCTGAAGCCGGTGAGCGAAGCCAAAGAGTATCGCGCCTGGATCTGGAACGATGAACCAGACGCCTACTGCCTAATGACGCGGGTTGGTCCCAATAGCGGCGCGAATGATCTTACCGATCTGTGCATCAATGAACCAGGTCGCTTGCCGTGCACTGGATTGGGGACGACGGCTCCAGCCAAGCTGAACGCCAGCGTCGCCTCGCGCAGCATGCACCCTGGCGGCGTGCAAGTCAGCCTTTGTGACGGTTCGGTTCGATTTATTTCTGAAACGCTCCAACTCACCACTTGGCAAAGCCTAAGCAGTATGGCTGGCGGCGAAGTGGTGAGTGAGCTTTAA
- a CDS encoding GntR family transcriptional regulator, translated as MATIHSRQETGLISGSLRMDIFTQILLAIFQGEFPPGARLKVQHIAAQFGVSSTPVREAFVELVGLGVIEMAPNRGATVSPFGVKEVREIYHIRRLLEVEAVRCACDCADLKPLEQIQQDTIALQSAYRDKDWGIRCLELDRMTHKAIEEAAGVKRLATEINRYNRLVHMMRLLLRHQDKYLDPVLSEHLTFFEPLLQRDKKAAGQKMALHIEATCERVVEGIFSPDRTMN; from the coding sequence ATGGCTACGATTCATTCCCGGCAAGAAACAGGGCTTATCTCTGGTTCCCTTCGTATGGATATCTTCACGCAGATTTTGCTGGCGATCTTTCAGGGAGAGTTCCCCCCTGGCGCGCGACTGAAAGTGCAGCATATCGCCGCTCAGTTTGGCGTGAGCAGCACGCCGGTGCGCGAGGCGTTTGTCGAGTTGGTTGGACTAGGCGTGATCGAGATGGCGCCGAATCGGGGAGCTACCGTTTCTCCGTTTGGCGTCAAAGAAGTTCGCGAGATCTACCACATCCGCCGTTTGCTGGAAGTCGAAGCGGTGCGATGTGCCTGCGACTGCGCCGACTTGAAGCCGCTTGAGCAGATTCAGCAAGACACCATCGCGCTGCAATCCGCCTATCGCGACAAGGATTGGGGGATTCGCTGCCTGGAACTGGATCGCATGACGCACAAAGCCATTGAGGAAGCGGCTGGCGTCAAACGGCTGGCGACCGAGATCAATCGGTACAACCGACTCGTCCACATGATGAGGTTGTTACTCCGGCATCAAGACAAATATCTCGATCCAGTCTTGTCGGAACACTTGACCTTTTTTGAGCCGCTGCTGCAACGCGATAAAAAGGCGGCCGGCCAAAAAATGGCGCTCCATATCGAAGCGACCTGTGAACGCGTGGTCGAGGGAATTTTCTCACCCGATCGCACCATGAACTAG
- a CDS encoding transporter, with protein MMTRTFLFLCVLGVAGDPAVAVAQLPLQSVAERAFSRRDEGEEEDEIETDRDSFTPATSVVGYHQTVIESAYTFIDNRGVPETHSFPELVARIGLSDTIELRLGWNYEIGGAGNPVSGNVPDNDEEEAGIERESSLLYGGKFLLTEQCGWTPRSSLIMQGYTPTSGEANDSSFSTSYVSGWQFWDGWEWDSALRYSTSSLEEDHFNAWAPSTVLKVPVGERWKAHAEYFGIFTDGREAESVQHFFSPGLHYLVTPNLEVGVRVGWGLNDQSPNFFSNVGGGVRF; from the coding sequence ATGATGACGCGGACCTTTCTGTTTCTCTGTGTGCTTGGCGTCGCTGGCGATCCCGCGGTCGCTGTTGCCCAACTTCCTCTGCAGAGCGTTGCGGAGCGAGCTTTCTCTCGCCGCGACGAAGGAGAGGAAGAGGACGAGATTGAGACGGATCGAGACTCGTTTACGCCAGCGACTTCGGTGGTGGGTTATCACCAGACGGTGATTGAATCGGCTTACACTTTTATTGACAACCGCGGCGTGCCGGAGACGCACAGTTTTCCGGAGTTGGTTGCCCGCATTGGACTCAGCGATACGATCGAATTGCGGTTGGGTTGGAACTACGAAATCGGGGGCGCCGGCAATCCGGTTTCGGGCAATGTTCCAGACAATGACGAAGAAGAAGCAGGGATCGAGCGCGAAAGTAGCCTGCTGTATGGCGGCAAGTTCTTGCTGACAGAACAGTGCGGCTGGACTCCGCGCAGCTCCCTTATTATGCAAGGCTACACGCCGACCAGCGGCGAAGCGAACGACAGCAGCTTCTCGACCTCGTACGTAAGTGGTTGGCAGTTTTGGGACGGGTGGGAATGGGACTCAGCGCTTCGCTACAGCACTAGCAGTCTGGAAGAAGATCATTTCAACGCCTGGGCGCCGTCCACCGTATTAAAGGTCCCCGTGGGCGAACGCTGGAAGGCGCACGCCGAATATTTCGGGATCTTCACTGACGGACGCGAAGCCGAGAGCGTGCAGCACTTCTTCAGCCCGGGGCTGCATTATCTGGTCACGCCCAATCTGGAAGTCGGCGTCCGCGTCGGCTGGGGCTTGAACGATCAATCGCCAAACTTCTTTAGCAATGTCGGCGGTGGCGTTCGCTTCTAA
- the pth2 gene encoding aminoacyl-tRNA hydrolase yields the protein MPLNDESPQSGRLDDDAALLARFEEQAIPRDQWTHRRHFQIAYLYLTQRPFDEALEKIRRGIQALNQRNGVVDAPDSGYHETMTVAYAQLIFQRLAVDSYADSTDFCHRNPDLLKKGVLLHYYSTDVLKSPESRRTFVTADIYPLDSSVNTTHETTIVKQVIVMRHDLGMRRGKQIAQGAHASLAFLAYRMFQGPVAIEDFGPAQQSWLSGHFAKICCRVNSEQELLDIHAAAQKAGLEVHLITDSGRTEFHGQPTHTCLAIGPDEAGKIDAVTGHLQLL from the coding sequence ATGCCGCTGAATGACGAAAGCCCCCAGAGCGGACGTCTGGATGATGACGCCGCTCTGCTGGCTCGCTTTGAAGAACAAGCGATCCCTCGCGATCAATGGACCCATCGTCGGCATTTTCAGATCGCCTATCTCTATCTGACGCAGCGCCCGTTTGACGAAGCGCTCGAGAAAATTCGTCGCGGCATTCAGGCCCTCAATCAGCGAAACGGCGTCGTCGACGCGCCCGACAGCGGCTATCACGAGACGATGACCGTCGCTTACGCCCAATTGATTTTTCAGCGTCTCGCGGTCGACAGCTACGCCGACTCAACCGACTTTTGTCACCGCAATCCCGACTTGCTGAAAAAAGGGGTACTGCTTCATTACTACTCTACCGACGTGCTGAAATCCCCCGAGTCTCGCCGCACGTTCGTCACGGCCGACATTTATCCGCTCGACTCTTCAGTCAACACGACCCACGAGACGACCATCGTCAAACAGGTCATCGTCATGCGGCACGACCTGGGGATGCGCCGCGGCAAACAAATCGCCCAAGGCGCTCATGCCTCGCTGGCGTTTCTGGCTTATCGCATGTTTCAGGGCCCCGTTGCGATCGAAGACTTTGGCCCTGCTCAGCAGTCTTGGCTCTCGGGGCATTTCGCTAAAATCTGCTGCCGGGTCAACAGCGAGCAGGAATTGCTTGACATCCACGCCGCCGCCCAAAAGGCGGGCCTCGAAGTTCACCTGATCACCGACAGCGGGCGAACCGAGTTTCACGGCCAACCCACCCACACCTGCCTGGCGATCGGCCCCGACGAAGCTGGCAAAATCGACGCCGTGACCGGCCATCTGCAATTGTTGTAA
- a CDS encoding TM2 domain-containing protein, with product MNQSNTHSLLIGYICWIFGFFGAHRFYYGRPITGTIWFFTLGLFFIGWIVDLFLIPSMDRAADQRYAPGRIDYNIAWILLAIPGVGTLGAHRLYMGKWVTAIIWFFTCGLFLIGWLYDLWTLNAQIDQVNRTPV from the coding sequence ATGAATCAAAGCAACACGCATTCGCTGCTGATCGGTTATATCTGCTGGATTTTCGGATTTTTCGGCGCTCATCGGTTTTACTATGGTCGTCCGATTACCGGCACGATCTGGTTTTTCACGCTGGGGCTCTTCTTTATCGGCTGGATCGTCGATCTCTTTCTCATACCGTCGATGGATCGCGCCGCCGATCAGCGATATGCTCCCGGTCGCATTGACTATAATATCGCGTGGATCTTGCTAGCGATTCCCGGAGTCGGAACCCTCGGCGCTCATCGACTGTACATGGGCAAATGGGTGACGGCGATCATCTGGTTTTTCACCTGCGGATTGTTCCTGATAGGCTGGCTGTATGATCTCTGGACGCTAAACGCACAAATCGACCAAGTGAACCGCACGCCTGTCTGA
- a CDS encoding DUF2007 domain-containing protein, with translation MTDINWTEVLTAYDESQAEVIKIALAEEGIPCTIENAHQGGFTGVFQARVLVPEDFVNAAKKLLDAHQQK, from the coding sequence ATGACCGACATCAATTGGACCGAAGTCCTGACCGCCTACGATGAGAGCCAGGCCGAAGTGATCAAGATCGCGCTGGCCGAAGAAGGAATTCCCTGCACGATTGAAAACGCGCACCAAGGCGGCTTCACCGGCGTCTTTCAGGCGCGTGTCTTAGTGCCGGAAGACTTCGTCAACGCCGCCAAAAAATTGCTGGACGCGCACCAACAAAAATAA
- a CDS encoding DUF2500 family protein: protein MNCGGESAPGASFCQYCGAAVTISGRPSQSHARLFEQIKASPQFHQAQSPERLAKLPQPSGAPKTVFTLLSALVAGKAAMAVVGFLLMPILFLGMLFMMSPVFQNGMPNDPQLLSASFEGAQRNMFRFMIFVVPCIIFLFVVTSIGFGLVARHFSGHVYSSVFQNIEALEKSPVEVRPAIAVAKRTQVWGGIGNHAASTRYFVTFETEDGRRQEYALWYGAMYGGIAEDDAGVLFTRGDYAADFDRIAITV from the coding sequence GTGAACTGTGGAGGAGAATCGGCGCCTGGGGCGAGCTTTTGCCAATACTGCGGCGCTGCGGTCACAATTTCCGGCCGACCGTCGCAGAGCCATGCGCGCCTCTTTGAGCAAATCAAAGCGTCTCCCCAATTTCATCAGGCGCAATCGCCGGAGCGCCTCGCCAAACTACCGCAACCTAGCGGCGCTCCCAAAACCGTCTTCACCCTACTTTCGGCACTGGTCGCCGGCAAAGCGGCGATGGCGGTCGTCGGCTTTCTCCTGATGCCGATTCTGTTTCTTGGAATGCTGTTCATGATGTCGCCGGTCTTCCAAAACGGCATGCCCAATGACCCCCAACTTCTTTCCGCTTCGTTCGAGGGCGCTCAGCGGAATATGTTTCGATTCATGATATTTGTGGTTCCTTGCATCATCTTTCTGTTTGTGGTCACCAGCATCGGCTTTGGACTGGTTGCGCGGCATTTCAGCGGTCATGTCTATTCCAGCGTTTTTCAAAATATTGAAGCTCTCGAAAAATCGCCGGTCGAAGTTCGTCCCGCGATCGCGGTCGCCAAACGAACGCAAGTCTGGGGAGGAATCGGCAATCACGCCGCGTCGACGCGTTACTTCGTCACCTTTGAAACCGAGGACGGCCGGCGTCAAGAATACGCCCTGTGGTACGGCGCCATGTATGGCGGCATCGCCGAAGATGACGCTGGCGTCCTCTTCACGCGCGGCGACTATGCGGCCGACTTTGATCGGATCGCGATTACTGTTTAG
- a CDS encoding class I SAM-dependent rRNA methyltransferase yields the protein MSQQTPAAGVPKAVLLPRKAQPLYGRHPWALHSAFDHIDTAAVDGDVVQLVGDHGRFVAYGVVNRKSRIHVRLYSWDVEQPLTDDFWKQKIAASIDARRQLGLFDENAGCRLIYSEADGLSGLIVDYFAGHVVLQVNALAMERRLDVIVAALNEQVSPKSITLRGEAGVIKAEGVTIEPRVLQGEVPTEPIFIQENGIEFELDLSTGQKTGFYLDQRENRVAAAKYFSGRRVLDMFCYTGGFALAAAKLGGASEVIGIDGSDKAIDLARRNAERNGLSNVRFESVDAFDHLKALVDAGEKFDAVILDPPKFTKTRRNINEALKAYYHINRQAVNLLNPGGILVTCSCSGNISRDDFQMTLLGVAQKSGRDIQLLEQRSGAIDHPTLLTCPETQYLKCFICRVG from the coding sequence ATGTCGCAACAAACTCCCGCCGCAGGCGTACCCAAGGCAGTCTTGCTCCCGCGCAAGGCGCAGCCCTTGTACGGACGCCATCCCTGGGCGCTCCACTCGGCGTTTGATCACATTGACACGGCGGCCGTCGACGGCGACGTCGTGCAATTGGTCGGCGATCATGGTCGCTTCGTCGCCTATGGCGTGGTCAATCGCAAGAGCCGCATTCATGTCCGACTTTATAGCTGGGATGTCGAACAGCCGCTAACCGACGACTTCTGGAAACAAAAGATCGCCGCTTCGATCGACGCCCGCCGGCAACTGGGCCTGTTTGACGAGAACGCCGGCTGTCGTCTGATCTATAGCGAAGCGGATGGGTTGAGCGGCTTGATCGTCGACTACTTCGCTGGGCATGTCGTGCTGCAAGTCAACGCTTTGGCGATGGAACGTCGTCTCGATGTGATTGTCGCCGCTTTGAACGAGCAGGTTTCGCCCAAGAGCATCACGCTTCGCGGCGAAGCCGGCGTCATCAAGGCCGAAGGAGTCACGATCGAACCGCGCGTGTTGCAAGGAGAAGTTCCGACCGAACCGATCTTCATCCAAGAGAACGGCATCGAGTTTGAGCTTGATCTTTCCACCGGGCAAAAGACCGGGTTCTATCTCGACCAGCGCGAAAACCGGGTCGCTGCGGCCAAGTATTTCTCGGGCCGCCGCGTCCTCGATATGTTTTGCTACACCGGCGGATTCGCCTTGGCCGCCGCCAAGTTGGGCGGAGCCAGCGAAGTGATCGGAATCGACGGCAGCGACAAAGCGATCGATTTGGCGCGCCGCAACGCCGAGCGCAACGGCCTATCCAACGTCCGCTTCGAATCGGTCGACGCCTTCGATCATTTGAAGGCGCTGGTCGACGCCGGCGAAAAATTCGACGCGGTGATCCTCGATCCGCCCAAGTTCACCAAAACCCGCCGCAACATCAACGAAGCGTTGAAGGCCTACTATCACATCAACCGTCAGGCCGTCAACCTGCTCAACCCCGGCGGTATCCTGGTCACCTGCAGTTGTTCAGGCAACATCTCACGCGACGATTTCCAGATGACGCTGCTTGGCGTCGCCCAAAAGTCAGGCCGCGATATCCAACTGCTGGAACAACGCAGCGGCGCGATCGATCACCCGACGCTGTTGACCTGCCCCGAAACGCAGTATCTCAAGTGCTTTATTTGCCGAGTAGGGTGA
- the gltX gene encoding glutamate--tRNA ligase, with amino-acid sequence MVRTRFAPSPTGYLHIGGVRTALFNWLFAKRHGGQFVLRIDDTDQQRNVDEALAPILHGFRWLGMDWDEGPEVGGPFEPYYQSQRLERYQTAAKQLLADGFAYYDYATPEELDAERKAADAAKRPFQYSRAFMAETEAERAKWEAEGRSFVVRLKMPREGVCAFTDSVRGDVEFQWSKENDHVIQRADGTCLYHLASVVDDHDLEITHVIRAEEHLSNTPRQIFIGQSLGYELPQYAHLPYVAEPGSKNKLSKRKLEKYLKNADFKRLNEHGQAIAEQIQLQTSAETFNPVIVDFYELTGYLPEAILNYLVLLGWSLDDKTEDLTIDEMIANFSLERVTKAPASFDCKKLWSFQDRAMQKLPLKQKTAKCLPFLQAAGLIADPAPCEAGPKLTRIIEACGDRLKVLGDIIAYADYFFVADDQMKYDEKAFAKRLGDAQPQALLAKFRETLAALETWDVAILDKAMHDFVAAEGIKIGEIIHAVRIGTTGQGVGPGLFDCLDILGKESCLARIDRTLALAVERNAT; translated from the coding sequence ATGGTTCGCACACGCTTCGCTCCCAGTCCGACTGGATATCTCCACATCGGCGGGGTTCGCACCGCACTATTCAATTGGTTGTTCGCCAAACGACACGGTGGGCAATTCGTTTTGCGCATTGACGATACGGACCAACAACGGAACGTCGACGAGGCGTTGGCCCCGATTCTTCACGGGTTTCGCTGGCTCGGCATGGACTGGGACGAAGGCCCCGAAGTTGGCGGCCCGTTTGAGCCCTACTACCAATCGCAGCGGCTCGAGCGCTATCAAACGGCCGCTAAACAGCTGCTGGCCGATGGCTTCGCCTACTACGACTACGCAACGCCGGAAGAGCTGGACGCCGAGCGAAAAGCGGCCGACGCCGCGAAACGCCCCTTCCAATACAGCCGCGCCTTCATGGCCGAGACCGAGGCCGAGCGAGCCAAGTGGGAAGCGGAAGGCCGCAGTTTTGTCGTTCGCCTGAAAATGCCGCGTGAAGGCGTCTGCGCCTTTACCGACAGCGTTCGCGGCGACGTTGAGTTCCAGTGGTCCAAAGAAAATGACCACGTCATTCAACGGGCCGATGGCACCTGCTTGTATCACCTGGCGAGCGTCGTCGACGATCATGACCTGGAAATCACGCACGTCATTCGAGCCGAAGAGCATCTCTCGAACACGCCGCGCCAGATCTTCATCGGGCAGTCCCTCGGCTACGAACTGCCGCAATACGCTCATCTGCCGTATGTCGCCGAGCCAGGGAGCAAAAACAAGCTGAGCAAGCGGAAGCTCGAAAAGTATCTGAAGAACGCCGATTTCAAACGGCTGAACGAACATGGCCAAGCGATCGCTGAGCAGATCCAACTGCAAACCTCGGCCGAGACCTTCAATCCGGTGATCGTCGACTTCTACGAACTGACCGGCTATTTGCCGGAAGCGATTTTGAACTACTTGGTCCTGCTCGGCTGGTCGCTGGATGACAAGACCGAAGACCTGACGATCGACGAGATGATCGCCAACTTTTCGTTGGAGCGCGTCACCAAAGCGCCGGCCAGTTTTGACTGCAAAAAGCTGTGGTCGTTCCAAGATCGCGCTATGCAAAAGCTGCCGCTCAAGCAGAAGACCGCCAAGTGCTTGCCGTTTTTGCAAGCTGCCGGCCTGATCGCCGATCCGGCGCCGTGCGAAGCAGGCCCGAAGTTAACGCGCATCATCGAAGCGTGCGGCGATCGCTTGAAAGTACTGGGCGATATCATCGCCTATGCCGACTACTTCTTTGTCGCTGACGATCAGATGAAGTACGACGAAAAAGCGTTCGCCAAACGACTGGGCGATGCGCAGCCGCAGGCGCTGCTCGCCAAGTTTCGGGAGACGCTCGCCGCGCTCGAGACGTGGGACGTCGCGATCCTGGACAAGGCGATGCACGACTTTGTCGCCGCCGAAGGGATCAAGATCGGCGAAATCATTCACGCAGTCCGCATCGGGACCACCGGCCAAGGAGTCGGCCCCGGTTTGTTCGACTGTCTCGACATTTTGGGAAAAGAATCGTGCCTGGCCCGCATCGATCGGACGCTGGCCCTGGCCGTAGAAAGGAACGCGACGTAA
- a CDS encoding amidophosphoribosyltransferase, with amino-acid sequence MSELFHECGIAAVYHLPSDEISPLCPDQGVDHVSRLLPRMLLDIQNRGQLAAGMTSYNPDRKQLIDTHRDIGTVREVFRLSHRGKSEALMREYAGCAAIGHVRYATCGQDDRSYAQPFERHHLIKHKWFSFAFNGQLANYDELRDRLLADNDHHLARETDTEIIMHELSREMNGDRKVPLIEALRNASKRFDGAYSLVMMNAEGEMLIARDPLGIKPLCYAIEGPMFAAASESVALLNLGFEPESIKSLEPGHAITISKGKFAIQEFAPSPRKAHCFFEWIYFANVASTLDERSVYVTRTNLGVELAKMERADGRVTIDDDTIVVPVPDTSKAAADAMAFELKIPSREGLIRNRYSGRTFIETGNQRRRAAEVKYTPLREVLEGKRIFLVEDSIVRSTTMRVLLDRLRDRGGVKEIHVRVACPPIIAPCFYGIDMSTIGELFAPKFLPDGQLTEEAQAEMAVALGADSVRFLPRAAISRAVGLSGEHLCQACISGDYPTVGGERLYQVALDNCISGNEGRTYERRDPAISTT; translated from the coding sequence ATGAGCGAGCTATTTCACGAGTGCGGGATCGCCGCCGTTTATCACCTTCCCAGCGACGAGATCAGCCCTCTTTGCCCGGACCAAGGCGTCGATCATGTGTCGCGGTTGTTGCCGCGCATGCTGCTCGATATTCAGAATCGAGGTCAGCTAGCGGCCGGGATGACTTCTTATAATCCCGACCGCAAACAGCTGATCGACACGCATCGTGACATTGGCACCGTCCGTGAAGTCTTTCGCCTGTCTCATCGCGGGAAGAGCGAAGCGCTGATGCGTGAATACGCGGGTTGCGCCGCGATCGGCCATGTTCGCTATGCGACCTGCGGCCAAGACGATCGCAGCTACGCTCAGCCGTTCGAGCGACACCATCTGATCAAACACAAATGGTTCAGCTTCGCGTTCAACGGCCAATTAGCCAACTACGACGAGCTGCGCGATCGCCTGCTCGCCGACAATGACCACCATCTAGCGCGGGAAACCGATACCGAAATCATCATGCATGAGCTGAGCCGTGAGATGAACGGCGACCGCAAAGTGCCGTTGATCGAGGCGCTCCGCAACGCGAGCAAACGGTTTGATGGGGCGTATAGCCTGGTCATGATGAACGCCGAAGGTGAAATGCTGATTGCCCGCGATCCGCTCGGCATCAAGCCTCTTTGCTATGCGATCGAAGGCCCCATGTTCGCCGCCGCCAGCGAAAGCGTGGCGCTGCTGAACTTGGGCTTTGAGCCGGAAAGCATCAAATCGCTGGAACCGGGCCACGCGATCACGATCTCGAAAGGGAAGTTCGCGATTCAAGAATTTGCCCCATCCCCCCGCAAAGCGCACTGCTTTTTCGAGTGGATTTATTTCGCCAATGTCGCAAGTACGCTGGATGAGCGAAGCGTTTACGTCACGCGCACCAATCTCGGGGTCGAGTTGGCCAAGATGGAACGTGCCGACGGACGCGTCACGATCGACGACGACACGATCGTCGTTCCTGTGCCCGACACGAGCAAAGCGGCCGCCGATGCAATGGCGTTTGAGTTGAAAATTCCGTCTCGCGAAGGGCTGATCCGCAATCGTTACTCGGGCCGCACATTTATCGAAACCGGCAACCAGCGTCGCCGAGCCGCCGAAGTCAAATACACCCCGCTCCGCGAAGTGCTGGAAGGGAAACGGATCTTCCTGGTCGAAGATTCGATCGTCCGTTCAACCACGATGCGGGTGCTGCTCGATCGCCTGCGCGATCGCGGCGGCGTGAAAGAAATTCACGTTCGCGTCGCCTGTCCGCCGATCATCGCTCCTTGCTTCTACGGCATCGATATGTCGACGATCGGAGAGCTGTTCGCTCCAAAATTCTTGCCCGATGGACAATTGACCGAAGAGGCGCAAGCCGAAATGGCGGTTGCGTTAGGCGCCGATTCGGTCCGCTTCCTCCCGCGGGCCGCAATTTCTCGGGCGGTCGGTCTTTCTGGCGAACACCTTTGTCAGGCCTGCATTAGCGGCGATTATCCGACGGTTGGCGGAGAACGCTTGTACCAAGTGGCGCTCGACAATTGCATTAGCGGCAACGAAGGACGAACCTATGAACGACGCGATCCAGCGATTTCGACCACGTAA
- a CDS encoding DUF1559 domain-containing protein: MKRSAFTLVELLVVIAIIGVLIALLLPAVQQAREAARRMQCTNKLKQIGLALHNYHDTFGALPARQGGTTGASGEYYVHNASRLSGWVSLLSFLEEGNLYDQIKSPQTFNGHDWNPYGGAPWYSDYTLWHTKIDALRCPSDGADSDFDTELGFCNFAFSIGDTPRRSHNPVSNGMFGALSWFKFSAVTDGLSNTLAVAERTVGVDTNKIIGGGLVLAADAWPGSVTNSNDNQVTPAVCAAKAGAGKRYLPGLTTKNYLGRRWSDGANPYGGSITTILPPNSPSCFSDSTWDGSAAIMTPNSFHPGGANGLLGDGSVHFYTETIDTGNLSTIPTGSGPSPFGVWGAIGTKSGGEVSTSL, encoded by the coding sequence ATGAAACGTTCTGCTTTTACGCTCGTCGAGTTGTTGGTGGTGATCGCGATCATCGGGGTCTTGATCGCGCTCCTCTTGCCTGCCGTTCAGCAAGCCCGAGAAGCGGCGCGGCGGATGCAATGTACGAACAAGCTAAAACAAATCGGTTTGGCGCTGCACAACTACCATGACACTTTCGGCGCGTTGCCGGCGCGTCAGGGGGGAACCACCGGCGCATCGGGCGAATATTACGTCCATAACGCGTCGCGTCTCAGCGGCTGGGTTTCGCTATTGTCGTTTCTCGAAGAAGGAAACTTGTACGACCAAATCAAGTCGCCGCAAACCTTCAATGGCCACGATTGGAATCCTTACGGCGGCGCTCCGTGGTACAGCGATTACACGCTCTGGCATACGAAGATCGACGCGCTGCGCTGTCCTTCGGATGGCGCCGACAGCGACTTCGATACCGAACTGGGTTTTTGCAATTTCGCGTTTTCGATCGGGGATACGCCGCGGCGGTCGCACAATCCCGTGTCGAACGGCATGTTTGGAGCGCTCAGTTGGTTCAAATTCAGTGCCGTGACCGATGGGCTCAGCAATACGCTGGCCGTGGCTGAGCGGACCGTGGGAGTCGACACGAACAAGATTATCGGCGGTGGGTTGGTTCTAGCGGCCGACGCTTGGCCAGGTTCCGTAACCAATTCCAATGACAATCAGGTGACGCCTGCGGTTTGCGCCGCGAAAGCTGGCGCCGGCAAACGATATTTGCCGGGGCTAACGACCAAAAATTATCTGGGGCGACGTTGGAGCGATGGCGCCAATCCGTATGGCGGATCGATCACGACCATTTTGCCCCCCAACTCGCCGTCTTGTTTTTCGGACTCTACATGGGACGGTTCGGCGGCCATTATGACCCCCAACAGTTTTCATCCTGGCGGAGCGAATGGGCTGCTCGGCGACGGCTCGGTTCATTTCTATACAGAGACGATCGACACTGGAAATCTTTCGACCATCCCCACCGGCAGCGGTCCTTCTCCTTTCGGAGTGTGGGGCGCTATCGGAACCAAGAGCGGCGGTGAAGTGAGTACTTCGCTCTAG
- a CDS encoding carboxypeptidase-like regulatory domain-containing protein, whose product MRSMIYVAASAAMILTGCSSNLLPGGVEGRGIVLLDGVPLEGATVIFSPTGEGRSANGMTNELGEFSLGTIEPADGILPGDYQVAIIKSMVDPNKVIVDPLAVQEKTGQFPPSPPNIHIVPRKFANPERSGLAATISNEGSHDLKFEIATK is encoded by the coding sequence ATGCGATCCATGATTTACGTGGCGGCGAGCGCCGCGATGATTTTGACAGGATGTAGCAGCAACTTGCTCCCCGGAGGCGTCGAGGGCAGAGGAATCGTCTTGCTGGACGGCGTTCCATTGGAAGGCGCGACGGTGATTTTTTCACCGACTGGCGAAGGCCGCTCCGCGAATGGAATGACCAACGAGTTGGGCGAATTCTCGCTAGGAACCATTGAGCCGGCCGACGGAATCCTGCCGGGCGACTACCAAGTCGCGATCATCAAATCGATGGTCGATCCGAACAAAGTAATCGTCGATCCGCTGGCGGTCCAAGAGAAGACCGGCCAATTTCCCCCCTCGCCGCCGAACATTCATATCGTGCCGCGCAAGTTCGCCAATCCCGAAAGGTCAGGTTTGGCGGCGACGATTTCGAACGAGGGATCGCACGATCTGAAGTTTGAGATTGCGACGAAGTAG